A genomic region of Jeotgalibaca ciconiae contains the following coding sequences:
- a CDS encoding glucosamine-6-phosphate deaminase, producing the protein MEVLVFDTIEEASAQALTIFKDAVDKGAKVFGLATGSTPEKLYELMVQSDIDFTESTSINLDEYYGLSGDHPQSYHYFMKQRLFDKKPFKTNYLPDGLNENTEEETARYNQILAENPIDLQLLGIGNNGHIGFNEPGADLDGKTQLADLAPSTIEANKRFFDSVEEVPTRAYSMGIASILNSKKILLLAFGESKAEAVKNMIEGPVTSEVPASALQKHENVIVILDKDAASLLSK; encoded by the coding sequence ATGGAAGTTTTAGTATTTGATACAATCGAAGAAGCATCAGCCCAAGCTTTAACAATTTTCAAAGATGCTGTAGATAAGGGAGCAAAAGTATTTGGGTTAGCAACTGGCTCAACTCCAGAAAAGCTTTATGAGTTAATGGTTCAATCTGATATTGATTTTACAGAATCAACGTCAATCAATTTAGATGAATATTATGGTTTAAGTGGTGATCATCCACAAAGTTATCATTACTTTATGAAACAACGTTTATTTGATAAAAAACCATTCAAAACAAATTACTTACCTGATGGATTAAACGAAAATACGGAAGAAGAAACTGCCCGCTATAACCAGATACTTGCAGAAAATCCAATTGATTTACAACTATTAGGAATTGGAAATAATGGACATATCGGATTTAACGAACCAGGAGCAGATCTTGATGGGAAAACACAATTGGCGGATTTGGCTCCTTCCACAATAGAAGCAAATAAACGATTCTTCGATTCAGTAGAAGAAGTGCCGACAAGAGCTTATAGTATGGGAATCGCTTCTATTCTTAACTCTAAAAAAATTCTACTTCTTGCTTTTGGTGAAAGTAAAGCCGAAGCAGTGAAAAACATGATCGAAGGTCCAGTGACCAGTGAAGTACCTGCAAGTGCTCTACAAAAACATGAGAACGTAATTGTTATTTTGGATAAAGATGCAGCGAGTCTATTAAGTAAATAA
- a CDS encoding SRPBCC family protein, translated as MCAVKESSVLIDGDMRKVWNAITDPLKLTQWFVPDSTWEIPCFEVGEKVTFTLMPNAHDGLEEKEPMSLTIENIIPFMEFSLSADSQPKFLSFRLKEEKGIRVFMSSEGYNESLENLKAFVEGKELPALRK; from the coding sequence ATGTGTGCAGTAAAAGAGAGTTCTGTGTTGATAGATGGGGATATGAGGAAAGTTTGGAATGCTATAACGGACCCCCTTAAACTTACACAATGGTTTGTTCCTGATTCAACTTGGGAAATTCCTTGTTTTGAAGTTGGGGAAAAGGTAACCTTTACTTTGATGCCCAATGCTCATGATGGACTGGAAGAAAAAGAGCCAATGTCTCTAACCATTGAAAATATTATTCCTTTTATGGAATTTTCGCTTTCGGCCGATTCACAACCAAAATTTCTCTCTTTTAGACTAAAAGAAGAGAAGGGCATTCGCGTATTCATGAGTTCAGAAGGATACAATGAATCTTTAGAAAATTTAAAAGCATTTGTGGAGGGGAAAGAATTGCCTGCATTGAGGAAATAG